A section of the Saccharomyces paradoxus strain CBS432 chromosome XII sequence genome encodes:
- the SDO1 gene encoding guanine nucleotide exchange factor SDO1 (Guanine nucleotide exchange factor (GEF) for Ria1p~similar to YLR022C) produces the protein MPINQPSGQIKLTNVSLVRLKKARKRFEVACYQNKVQDYRKGIEKDLDEVLQIHQVFMNVSKGLVANKEDLQKCFGTTNIDEVIEEIMHKGEIQLSEKERQLMLNKVNNEMLTIVSAKCINPVSKKRYPPTMIHKALQELKFSPVINKPAKLQALEAIKLLVSKQIIPIVRAKMKVKVVVSEPSKQSELIEKISRLITSSPGESTNSDSDPWACIGLIDPVNYRDLMTLCDKKGTVQVLDMAVIDNTTHN, from the coding sequence ATGCCTATCAATCAACCGTCAGGACAGATCAAGTTAACTAATGTTTCATTGGTGAGGTTGAAAAAGGCTCGCAAGAGATTTGAAGTTGCGTGCTATCAAAATAAAGTCCAAGACTATCGTAaaggaattgaaaaagatcTGGATGAAGTGCTCCAGATACATCAGGTTTTCATGAATGTTTCGAAAGGCTTGGTTGCCAATAAAGAAGATCTACAAAAATGTTTCGGGACCACAAATATTGACGAAGTGATCGAGGAGATCATGCATAAGGGAGAGATTCAATTATCggaaaaggaaaggcaATTAATGCTTAATAAAGTCAACAATGAAATGCTTACAATAGTCAGTGCTAAATGTATTAATCCTGtgtcaaagaaaagatatcCACCCACAATGATCCATAAAGCTTTACAGGAGCTGAAATTCAGCCCTGTTATCAACAAACCTGCCAAATTGCAAGCTTTAGAGGCTATCAAATTATTGGTCTCTAAGCAAATTATCCCAATTGTAAGGGCGAAGATGAAAGTTAAAGTGGTTGTAAGTGAGCCATCTAAGCAATCTGAActcattgaaaagattagCAGATTGATAACTTCATCACCTGGAGAGTCAACGAACTCGGATTCGGATCCATGGGCCTGTATAGGCCTTATTGATCCTGTCAACTATAGAGACTTAATGACCCTGTGTGACAAAAAGGGAACTGTGCAAGTCTTGGATATGGCAGTCATAGATAATACAACGCATAACTAA
- the MEU1 gene encoding S-methyl-5-thioadenosine phosphorylase (Methylthioadenosine phosphorylase (MTAP)~similar to YLR017W) — translation MNRIKNTFAVAKRLKLSRVMTNSELPSIFEGTVDLGIIGGTGLYNLDCLEPIALLPPMVTPWGTTSSPVTISQFVGTNSHFHVAFIARHGINHEFPPTKVPFRANMAALKNLNCKAVLSFSAVGSLQPHIKPRDFVLPQQIIDRTKGIRHSSYFNDEGLVGHVGFGQPFSQKFAEYIYQFKNEITNPESEEPCHLHYDKDMTVVCMEGPQFSTRAESKMYRMFGGHVINMSVIPEAKLARECELPYQMICMSTDYDAWRDEAEPVTVETVIGNLTNNGRNANLLASKIIVSMAKEIPEFMHTGDGLRGSIKKSISTKPEAMSKETLERLRYLFPNYW, via the coding sequence ATGAACAGGATTAAGAACACATTTGCTGTCGCTAAGAGGTTAAAGCTAAGTAGAGTTATGACGAATTCAGAATTACCAAGCATATTCGAAGGAACAGTTGATTTGGGGATTATTGGTGGTACAGGTTTATATAATCTTGACTGTCTAGAGCCCATCGCTTTACTTCCACCCATGGTAACACCATGGGGTACTACATCGTCTCCCGTCACAATCTCTCAGTTCGTAGGAACCAACAGCCATTTTCACGTTGCTTTCATCGCAAGGCATGGTATCAACCACGAATTCCCACCAACCAAAGTCCCATTTAGAGCCAACATGGCGGCCTTGAAGAACCTAAATTGCAAAGCCGTCCTTTCCTTCAGTGCCGTGGGGTCCTTACAGCCCCACATTAAACCTAGAGATTTTGTGTTACCACAGCAAATAATTGACAGAACCAAAGGCATAAGACATTCTTCGTATTTCAACGATGAAGGCTTGGTAGGCCACGTTGGTTTCGGTCAGCCGTTCTCCCAAAAATTCGCAGAGTATATCTATCAATTCAAGAATGAGATAACAAACCCTGAATCCGAAGAACCATGCCATTTGCATTACGACAAAGACATGACCGTTGTATGTATGGAGGGCCCACAGTTCTCCACTCGTGCTGAATCTAAGATGTACAGAATGTTCGGTGGTCACGTTATTAACATGAGTGTTATTCCTGAAGCCAAATTGGCACGTGAGTGTGAGTTGCCTTACCAGATGATTTGTATGTCTACCGATTATGACGCATGGAGAGACGAAGCAGAACCTGTTACCGTGGAAACCGTTATTGGTAATTTGACCAACAATGGGCGCAATGCGAATCTCTTAGCCTCCAAGATCATCGTTTCAATGGCCAAAGAAATCCCTGAGTTCATGCATACTGGCGATGGGCTGCGCGGCTCCATTAAGAAATCTATCTCTACCAAACCGGAGGCCATGTCCAAGGAAACCTTAGAGAGACTGAGATACTTATTTCCTAACTATTGGTAA
- the PSR2 gene encoding putative phosphatase (Plasma membrane phosphatase involved in the general stress response~similar to YLR019W) encodes MGFIANILCCSSDTSKTHRQRQQPETNHNRNRNRKHSQNQAQSQSRKQKATPNGDKMQYSTPEILLSSSDSGSNAGSKVKQANGNSSNGKLGPLSRNHSNDSYDEEKEYEDYNEGDVEMTEVNNAGEEEEDDEAKEKQDHVVHEYNVDADRNSSITDGGPQQSQYQVDQETINPQYVASSPDNDLNLIGTTDEDFSDLTHLQPDQYHAPGYNTLLPPKLQVFQQKKCLILDLDETLVHSSFKYMHTADFVLPVEIDDQVHNVYVIKRPGVDEFLNRVSQLYEVVVFTASVSRYANPLLDTLDPNGFIHHRLFREACYNYEGNYIKNLSQIGRPLSETIILDNSPASYIFHPQHAVPISSWFSDTHDNELLDIIPLLEDLSLGNVLDVGSVLDVTI; translated from the coding sequence ATGGGATTTATAGCAAATATACTCTGCTGTTCTTCAGATACTTCCAAAACACATCGTCAACGCCAGCAACCAGAAACTAATCACAACCGCAACCGCAACCGCAAGCACAGTCAAAACCAAGCACAAAGTCAAAGCCGAAAGCAGAAGGCTACTCCAAACGGTGATAAGATGCAATATTCCACACCAGAAATCCTTTTATCTAGTTCTGATTCAGGCAGCAATGCGGGCTCCAAGGTAAAACAGGCTAATGGAAATAGCAGCAATGGGAAGCTAGGGCCCTTATCAAGAAACCACTCCAACGACTCGTACGATGAGGAGAAAGAATATGAAGATTACAATGAAGGAGACGTGGAAATGACGGAAGTTAACAATGCcggagaagaagaagaagacgacgaagcaaaagaaaagcaagacCATGTCGTCCATGAATACAATGTTGACGCAGATAGGAATTCGAGTATTACTGACGGGGGTCCACAACAGAGTCAGTATCAGGTGGATCAAGAAACTATAAATCCGCAATATGTGGCCAGCAGCCCTGATAATGACCTGAACTTGATAGGCACTACAGACGAGGACTTCTCCGACCTGACGCATTTGCAACCAGACCAGTACCATGCGCCCGGCTACAACACCTTGCTACCACCCAAGTTGCAAGTATTTcaacagaaaaaatgtcTGATATTGGATCTGGACGAAACTCTGGTACACTCTTCTTTTAAATATATGCATACAGCTGATTTTGTTTTGCCCGTAGAAATTGACGATCAAGTTCACAATGTCTATGTCATTAAAAGGCCGGGTGTCGACGAGTTCTTAAACAGAGTGAGTCAACTATACGAAGTTGTTGTTTTCACGGCAAGTGTTTCGAGGTATGCAAACCCCCTTTTGGATACTCTGGATCCCAATGGATTCATCCACCATCGGTTATTCAGAGAAGCTTGTTATAACTACGAAGGCAACTACATCAAGAACTTATCGCAGATCGGAAGACCATTATCCGAAACAATCATTCTAGATAATTCACCGGCCTCTTATATTTTCCATCCGCAACATGCTGTTCCAATATCTTCTTGGTTTTCAGATACTCATGATAATGAGTTACTGGATATTATCCCACTTTTGGAAGACCTTTCATTGGGAAACGTGTTGGATGTGGGGAGCGTATTGGATGTAACGATATAG
- the YEH2 gene encoding sterol esterase (Steryl ester hydrolase~similar to YLR020C) produces MVNWVIDGVQRLVSAIILTSFMTGLFILSLWKNYVTVHFQHKNDPRDTRSSRTKIQSNDKKKKRPARHSRPLSISSTTPLDLRQDQENNIEYDRTVTSKLSMTSNASLSGDGDGNGNIKMETNVNQAPYAAENPFQNIALAEDTKLVPDLKYYYKEYGIDIQEFEVETDDGFIIDLWHFKSRLNDSIEEVKREPILLLHGLLQSCGAFASSGRKSLAYFLYESGFDVWLGNNRCGLHAKWNMKKLGNDPSKKWDWDMHQMVQYDLKALVTYVLDSTGYAKLSLVAHSQGTTQGFMGLVNGEKLYASDFKLVDKLENFVALAPAVYPGPLLDEKAFVRLMAKGIDSPWYFGRRSFIPLMMTMRKLMVGTKIFSFLSYIMFNYLFDWNDVLWDRVLRDRNFLFSPVHISVKLMQWWLSPQPNKLSFKKGAEKIFPDKKTWFPIAKNDDDGGTSLNNNNLHLNSKRQNGEDFPHIMMFIPKQDRLVDGERLINHFINHEANAVYKIWYIDEYSHLDVLWAHDVIDRIGKPMIENLRFPNAK; encoded by the coding sequence ATGGTAAATTGGGTTATTGATGGGGTTCAGCGGTTGGTGAGCGCGATAATTCTTACTTCGTTTATGACGGGGTTATTCATTTTGTCATTATGGAAGAATTATGTGACAGTCCATTTTCAACATAAGAACGATCCAAGAGATACAAGAAGTTCGAGAACCAAGATCCAGTCAAAtgacaagaagaaaaaacggCCAGCGCGTCACTCTAGGCCCTTGTCAATATCGTCTACTACGCCTTTAGATTTACGGCAGGATCAGGAGAATAATATTGAATATGACCGTACTGTGACTAGCAAGCTGTCTATGACTAGTAATGCCTCCTTATCAGGGGATGGTGATGGAAACGGTAATATTAAAATGGAAACAAACGTGAACCAAGCCCCATATGCTGCAGAGAATCCGTTTCAAAATATTGCGCTTGCCGAGGATACCAAGCTGGTACCTGACTTGAAATACTATTATAAGGAGTACGGTATTgatattcaagaatttgAGGTGGAGACAGACGACGGctttattattgatttgTGGCACTTCAAGTCTAGGTTAAACGATAGTATAGAGGAAGTGAAACGCGAACCCATTCTGCTATTGCACGGTCTTTTGCAGAGCTGCGGGGCCTTCGCATCTTCAGGTAGAAAATCCCTGGCCTACTTTCTTTATGAATCCGGATTTGATGTTTGGTTGGGTAATAACAGATGTGGACTACATGCCAAGTGgaacatgaaaaaattaggTAATGATCCTTCTAAGAAATGGGATTGGGATATGCACCAGATGGTTCAGTATGATTTAAAAGCACTTGTAACCTATGTTCTGGATAGTACTGGATATGCTAAATTATCGCTTGTGGCGCATTCACAAGGTACAACACAAGGATTCATGGGACTTGTTAATGGTGAGAAACTATACGCAAGTGATTTTAAATTAGTGGATAAGctagaaaattttgtgGCCTTGGCACCTGCGGTGTACCCTGGACCTTTATTGGATGAAAAAGCATTCGTAAGACTAATGGCAAAAGGCATTGATTCTCCGTGGtattttggaagaagatCGTTTATTCCCttgatgatgacaatgagAAAACTGATGGTTGGAACcaagattttttcgttCCTTTCATACATTATGTTCAACTACTTATTTGATTGGAATGATGTTTTATGGGATAGAGTTTTGAGGGAccgaaattttttattttcgcCAGTCCACATCTCAGTCAAATTAATGCAATGGTGGTTGTCACCTCAACCAAATAAGCTAAGTTTTAAGAAGGGTGcagagaaaatttttccGGATAAGAAAACATGGTTTCCCATTGCCAagaatgatgatgacggTGGCACTAGTTTGAATAACAACAACCTACACTTAAATTCGAAAAGACAAAATGGTGAAGATTTCCCACACATTATGATGTTTATTCCTAAGCAAGATAGGTTAGTGGACGGTGAACGACTAATTAACCATTTCATTAATCATGAAGCGAACGCGGTCTACAAAATTTGGTATATTGATGAGTATTCCCATCTGGACGTTTTATGGGCACATGATGTTATTGATAGAATTGGTAAGCCAATGATAGAGAATTTGAGATTTCCTAATGCAAAATGA
- the PML1 gene encoding Pml1p (Subunit of the RES complex~similar to YLR016C): MFHRRKRPYNARNYGHDSKKFKSQHVDILPDFSPSGLLELESNNREGIALKHVEPQDAISPDKYMDMLGLQPRDRSVYELVIYRKNDKNKAPWKRYDLNGRSCYLVGRELGRSLDAELDDRKETVVADIGIPEETSSKQHCVIQFRNIRGILKCYVMDLDSSNGTCLNNVAIPAARYIELRSGDVLTLSEFEEDTDYELVFINV, translated from the coding sequence ATGTTCCACAGACGCAAAAGACCTTATAACGCGAGGAATTATGGCCACGATagcaaaaaattcaaatcgCAGCATGTCGATATTCTGCCTGACTTCAGCCCTTCCGGTTTGTTAGAGCTGGAGTCGAATAATAGAGAAGGCATAGCTTTGAAGCATGTAGAGCCACAGGACGCTATTTCTCCTGATAAATACATGGATATGCTGGGATTGCAGCCGCGAGATAGGAGTGTTTATGAACTAGTGATATACAGAAAGAAtgacaaaaataaagcacCGTGGAAAAGATACGATTTGAATGGCAGGAGCTGTTATTTAGTCGGTCGTGAACTGGGGCGCAGTCTGGACGCAGAACTTGACGATAGAAAGGAGACGGTGGTCGCGGACATTGGTATACCAGAAGAAACTTCCTCAAAGCAGCACTGCGTTATTCAGTTTAGAAACATTCGTGGCATTTTGAAATGCTATGTCATGGATTTGGATTCCTCCAATGGGACATGTTTGAACAACGTTGCAATTCCTGCAGCCAGATATATAGAGCTACGAAGTGGTGACGTCCTCACACTTTCggaatttgaagaagatacGGATTATGAACTTGTCTTTATTAATGTATAA
- the IRC25 gene encoding Irc25p (Component of a heterodimeric Poc4p-Irc25p chaperone~similar to YLR021W): MISYEFQTCIPKGTDSSLDALSENKELYIQATHFNNTILLQIRLNGEMDSTYEISLKGLNPLLDIDTVPLAGNLGNTDGDYDDEEEEFVRDHLSDYQVVTKLGDSADPKVPVVCVQIAELYRRVILPEVNGAMAQDDMQFSLLISMSSKIWKAAKGQDADDNDFGKLVFMLKCIKDMYAK; encoded by the coding sequence ATGATATCATACGAATTCCAAACTTGTATACCGAAAGGAACAGATAGCTCATTGGACGCTTTATCcgaaaacaaagaattgTATATACAAGCCACACACTTTAACAATACAATTCTTTTACAAATCAGACTAAATGGGGAAATGGATTCCACCTATgaaatatctttgaaaggACTAAACCCTCTTCTCGATATCGATACTGTGCCACTGGCAGGTAACTTAGGAAACACGGATGGCGATTATGATgacgaggaagaagagTTTGTAAGAGACCATTTATCTGACTATCAAGTGGTTACTAAGTTGGGGGATAGTGCTGATCCGAAAGTACCTGTAGTATGCGTACAGATTGCCGAACTATATAGAAGAGTTATACTCCCAGAGGTGAACGGTGCGATGGCCCAAGACGACATGCAATTCAGCCTGCTGATATCTATGAGCAGTAAGATATGGAAGGCAGCAAAGGGACAAGACGCTGACGATAATGATTTTGGCAAATTAGTTTTCATGTTAAAGTGTATCAAAGATATGTATGCAAAGTGA
- the IZH3 gene encoding Izh3p (Membrane protein involved in zinc ion homeostasis~similar to YLR023C), giving the protein MMDPSSKSLTQYIPSPMGSLSRLKRKGVDNFQKVKKSSKSIYNYNYSKFVPHPFSAIDESIKHSENGLFDDLEIIDSPKEKKVTSSVYKRNSGKSLNAESQFSLGDSDAVTLVNSVSTFKLNNASTSTSLVSSSSTVCSQVKSSSRSSTNHSIQTRIKEENDYISSVKDYCGPVKKSMIKTEILIEEPLNPTTDIKSFINSYNHGKAYNLGETQHLHYYQLPFPWRENRYIIHGYRFYNTHSKSLLSIFNWYGWHNETSNIWSHLLGAMYIIYLAIFDFPQSEVWQNSQVPSQARWIVFMFLAAALKCMLSSVFWHTFNGTSFLNLRSKFACVDYSGITILITASILTTEFVTMYSCYWAMCTYMSISLALGVFGVFMNWSPRFDRPEARPLRIRFFILLATMGVLSFLHLIFLTDLRYAARLFSPVTYKSVVWYLVGVVFYGSFIPERFRSDVQVDKTIPTNYELSTDLEIITKQREIHFRKVPTAHSKCKSCPSHAKSFKSLWWVDYFGCSHTFWHFFVVLGVIGHYRAILDMFAKRWVLS; this is encoded by the coding sequence ATGATGGACCCTTCGAGCAAAAGCTTAACTCAGTACATACCCTCACCCATGGGATCTTTATCAAGGTTAAAGAGGAAGGGTGTAGACAATTTTCAGAAGGTGAAAAAATCCAGTAAATCCATCTATAATTACAATTACTCGAAATTCGTTCCTCATCCATTTTCAGCTATTGATGAAAGTATTAAACACTCTGAAAATGGACTCTTTGACGATTTGGAGATAATAGACTCtccaaaagagaagaaggtAACAAGTTCTGtatacaaaagaaatagtgGCAAGTCTTTGAATGCAGAGTCCCAGTTTTCACTGGGAGATTCAGATGCAGTCACTTTGGTGAATTCAGTCTCTACTTTCAAGCTAAACAATGCTTCTACGTCCACTTCATTGGTGTCCTCATCCTCAACAGTATGTTCCCAAGTGAAGTCCTCCTCACGTTCCTCAACAAACCATTCCATCCAAACGAGAATCAAAGAGGAAAACGATTATATTTCTAGTGTGAAAGACTATTGCGGTCCAGTGAAAAAATCCATGATAAAAACGGAAATTTTGATTGAAGAACCTTTGAATCCAACTACCGATATCAAGTCCTTCATAAATTCATACAACCATGGCAAAGCATATAATCTGGGTGAAACTCAACACTTACATTATTACCAATTACCATTTCCATGGAGAGAAAACAGATACATAATCCATGGCTATAGGTTTTATAATACCCATTCCAAGTCATTGCTGTCCATCTTCAACTGGTACGGCTGGCATAATGAAACTTCCAATATTTGGTCTCATTTGTTGGGAGCCATGTATATAATTTACCTGGCAATCTTTGATTTTCCTCAATCTGAAGTTTGGCAGAATTCCCAGGTCCCATCACAAGCTAGATGGATTGTATTCATGTTTTTGGCGGCTGCGTTGAAATGTATGCTGAGTTCTGTATTTTGGCATACGTTCAACGGTACGTCCTTCTTAAATCTGCGTTCTAAATTTGCCTGTGTTGATTATAGCGGTATTACGATCTTGATAACAGCCTCAATTTTAACAACTGAGTTTGTTACCATGTATTCATGTTATTGGGCGATGTGCACTTACATGAGTATTTCTTTGGCACTAGGTGTATTTGGTGTGTTTATGAATTGGTCCCCTCGCTTTGATAGACCTGAGGCAAGGCCATTAAGAATTAGATTCTTCATTCTATTAGCTACCATGGGTGTATTGTCATTTTTacatttgatatttttgacTGATCTTCGTTATGCGGCAAGGCTATTTAGTCCCGTCACGTACAAATCCGTTGTTTGGTATTTGGTTGGTGTGGTCTTCTACGGTTCGTTCATTCCTGAACGATTTAGGTCTGACGTTCAAGTTGATAAAACTATTCCAACAAACTACGAATTATCTACTGATTTAGAAATCATCACAAAGCAAAGGGAAATTCATTTTAGGAAGGTGCCAACCGCCCATTCCAAATGCAAGTCCTGCCCCTCGCATGCCAAATCATTTAAATCCCTATGGTGGGTTGATTATTTTGGTTGCTCGCACACTTTTTGGCATTTCTTCGTAGTTTTGGGTGTTATTGGCCATTATAGAGCTATTTTAGATATGTTTGCCAAGAGATGGGTTTTATCATGA
- the POM34 gene encoding Pom34p (Subunit of the transmembrane ring of the nuclear pore complex (NPC)~similar to YLR018C), producing MRTQAGQLGLDDNDVPGPLPDTDSKPSSQAQNDTSMFKLGNFESPVLKELSRRTVNKEMETQRIITNAIAFAFWNLLVKFIKFFGDNTNVGRQFCNRLSRMHLYLLTFHSVKQANIIYHSTFSWLTAELIDYLFHLVISLNILFSLWKLLSTVKVSDLKLTDRQKRLLGVDIQSSIDTGLQPQQPHYVSTFKTRKMAQNKTHIPQTNSKNHPAYLFKGLETPLKARQREMAEEQTKLQSHSLHMKSVFGTLQRGNGTSNTLLSPNNDNNSPHTPVTRKGYIPSSKYAYMMNSQSPRGKI from the coding sequence ATGAGGACTCAGGCGGGCCAATTGGGCCTGGACGATAATGACGTGCCCGGACCACTGCCGGACACAGACAGCAAACCCTCATCACAGGCGCAAAATGACACTTCCATGTTTAAATTGGGCAACTTTGAAAGTCCTGTGCTCAAGGAGCTATCCCGGCGAACGGTAAACAAGGAGATGGAGACACAGAGAATTATTACAAACGCGATTGCGTTTGCGTTCTGGAACCTGTTGGTGAAGTTCATTAAGTTCTTCGGGGACAACACTAATGTTGGGAGGCAGTTTTGCAACAGGTTGTCTAGGATGCATCTGTACTTATTGACGTTTCACTCCGTAAAGCAAGCCAACATCATATATCACTCCACGTTCAGTTGGCTGACGGCGGAACTTATTGACTACTTGTTCCACCTAGTGATCTCACTCAATATACTGTTTTCTCTTTGGAAGCTCTTATCCACCGTCAAAGTTAGTGATTTGAAGCTCACTGACAGGCAAAAGAGGCTTCTGGGCGTGGACATACAGTCATCCATCGATACTGGGTTGCAACCACAACAGCCACACTACGTGTCCACTTTCAAGACTCGCAAAATGGCACAAAACAAAACGCATATTCCTCAAACAAACTCTAAAAATCATCCAGCATATCTTTTCAAAGGCCTAGAGACACCTTTAAAAGCAAGACAGAGGGAAATGGCAGAGGAACAGACAAAACTACAATCTCATTCCTTGCACATGAAGAGCGTCTTCGGCACTCTGCAGAGAGGTAACGGTACCAGTAACACATTATTGAGTCCTAATAACGACAATAACTCTCCGCATACGCCTGTAACTAGAAAGGGCTACATTCCAAGTAGTAAATACGCATACATGATGAACTCACAGTCTCCAAGGGggaaaatataa
- the BRE2 gene encoding Bre2p (Subunit of COMPASS (Set1C) complex~similar to YLR015W) — translation MKLGIIPYQESTDIVYKKVFQDQQEQKRPNLPQLEITHQIKSSVQGTNYEFVRTEDIPLNRRHFVYRPCSANPFFTTLGYGCTEYPFDHSGMSVMDRSEGLSISRDRNDLISVPDQYGWRTARSDVCIKEGMTYWEVEVIRGGNEKSAPGVDNKENADDLVDEVQSGIYEKMHKQANDTPHLRFGVCRREASLEAPVGFDAYGYGVRDISLESIHEGKLNCVLENGSPLKEGDKIGFLLKLPSIPTQIKQAKEFTKRRILALNSHMDMMNEPWREDAENGPSRKKLKQETTNKEFQRALLEDIEYNDVVRDQIAIRYKNQLFFEATDYVKTTKPEYYSSDKRERQDYYRLEDSFLAIFQNGKYLGKAFENLKPFLPPFSELQYNEKFYLGYWQHGEARDESNDKSITSARKRRQQQKKKKGLILRNKYVNNSKLGYYPTISCFNGGTARIISEADKMEYLDQIQSGYCVEGCSKVNTLDTLYKEQIGEDIVWDIIDELEQIALQQ, via the coding sequence ATGAAGTTGGGTATCATACCTTACCAGGAGAGTACCGATATTGTTTacaaaaaagtttttcaagatCAGCAAGAACAGAAGAGACCTAATCTACCACAATTAGAAATAACGCACCAAATCAAGTCATCCGTCCAGGGTACGAATTATGAGTTTGTACGCACAGAGGATATTCCATTGAACCGAAGACACTTCGTGTACAGACCGTGTTCTGCAAATCCCTTTTTCACCACTTTAGGGTATGGCTGTACAGAATACCCGTTTGACCACTCTGGGATGAGCGTTATGGACAGATCGGAAGGATTATCCATTAGTCGAGATAGGAACGATCTGATAAGTGTCCCAGACCAATACGGTTGGAGGACTGCAAGAAGCGATGTATGCATCAAAGAAGGGATGACATATTGGGAAGTGGAGGTAATTCGTGGAGGAAACGAGAAATCTGCACCGGGTGTTGATAATAAGGAAAATGCAGATGATTTAGTAGACGAAGTACAAAGCGgtatatatgaaaaaatgcaCAAGCAAGCGAATGACACCCCACATCTACGGTTTGGAGTTTGCAGGAGAGAGGCTAGTTTAGAGGCACCCGTAGGATTTGATGCGTACGGGTATGGTGTTAGAGATATTTCGTTAGAATCTATTCACGAAGGAAAATTAAATTGCGTCCTGGAAAATGGCTCGCCATTGAAAGAAGGTGACAAGATTGGATTTCTACTGAAGCTTCCTAGTATTCCTACACAAATCAAACAAGCTAAGGAGTTTACTAAGAGAAGAATCCTTGCATTGAACTCTCATATGGATATGATGAATGAGCCATGGAGAGAGGATGCTGAGAATGGTCcttcaaggaaaaaattaaaacaGGAGACAACAAACAAGGAATTTCAAAGGGCATTATTAGAAGATATTGAATACAATGATGTTGTCCGCGACCAAATCGCCATCAGATACAAGAACCAGTTGTTCTTTGAGGCAACAGACTATGTGAAAACAACGAAACCAGAATATTATTCCTCtgataaaagagaaaggcAGGATTACTACCGATTGGAGGACTCATTTCTTGCTATATTCCAAAACGGTAAGTACCTAGGCAAGGCATTTGAGAATTTAAAACCGTTTTTACCACCATTCAGTGAATTAcaatataatgaaaagttCTATCTTGGATATTGGCAACATGGTGAAGCTCGTGATGAGTCCAATGACAAAAGCATAACCAGTGCGAGAAAGAGAAGACagcaacaaaagaaaaagaagggGTTAATACTTAGAAACAAGTACGTGAATAATAGCAAATTGGGTTACTATCCAACAATTAGTTGTTTTAACGGAGGAACAGCCAGGATAATTAGTGAAGCAGATAAGATGGAGTATCTCGATCAAATTCAATCAGGTTACTGTGTTGAAGGGTGTTCAAAAGTTAACACACTAGATACATTGTACAAAGAACAGATAGGGGAAGACATAGTCTGGGACATAATCGATGAATTGGAACAAATCGCCTTACAGCAATAA